The DNA segment AAGCAGCATCCACATGAAACCATAGCCCATTACTCTGTATGTCGTCATGCATGCAGTAGAAGTGCTTTTATCCTTTTTGTAATGTTCAGATTAAAGACGACCCATCTTTATGAGTAATAATGAAAACCATCAGACCAGGACAGATTCTTACCTTGTAAGTCCGAGTTTTTGTAAACTTTTCTAGTTGAACACTCTCAGACTTTTAACACAAGCGATTTGCTCTCTAAGCTAACCTCACCAAGAAAATGGACAAACCCAAGTGAAGCCTGCTTGGCTTAGATACGTACACCAAATTCTGTCTCAACGAGTGATGCCTTTTCCATTTCTCAATTAAAAATGTGGGTGCTTTAACAGGTTGATTGATACCACAAAATGATAAATTGTTGACAGATAGGAATACTGCGGAATTTAGTGGAGGGGCTATCTCTGAACTTGAGAGGCGTGCTTTCATGATTAAAACAAGATTTAACATTTGAACATCAACATTTTAATCTCAGTTGGGAATTCTTCAAAGGGATACTTGCTACTTGCCGTTGAGTTCAATACAAACATGGTATTAGTTGATCATTAGGGGAGACGTTTATGAACATATGAGACCTCTTGATTCAAAATGTTTCAAAAAATTGAGCCCGTACGAATAACAGCCTCTCTCATGATACTGCCACTTGTACAAATAACATAACCACCGGAAAATATATGTTTTCCAGGAGCATAAAAATGTAAATCTGTCTCAGTACTGTGCAAAACTCACCTGTGAAATCTTCCCCAATGCAAGCAGAGGATCTACAGCTGCTGATGATGTAGTACCAACCTGCCAATGAAAAGAtacgttattctcttcgcaatAAACTCTCAGTATTCTTTAAAAAGAATTGAGTGCGACATTCATTTCATATATGGTGATCAAGAACGATATTTTGTTCTAAACTAACTGGTTGTTTCTTGAATAATTAAGCAAACAATGTGTCAAATCTCTCGTGAAGTCAACTTACTAATTGCCAACTTTACATGATGCTGAACAAAGTACACACCTGAACCTCAGAAAACTCACATAAGAATTTCTTTGATATCAAAACTGTGCAATTTATGAGCAGAACTTTACAATTCTCATACAATCACATTAGGCAACTGTCATGAGTTCAAATACCTTAAAATCACTTGGGAAGAGGCAACACCACAGCCGATCATAAGTGAGGAGAGAACATAACAGGTTGTGATCTTTAAATACATTAGTTAAATTTGTCCCAATTGTGAAGAATAAAATGCATAGCACTTAAAAACCTGAGGTAGTCATTACTTAAAGAGACAGTTCTTAAAGATATTTCACTTTGTATTTACACATCAAAACCACAAATTTGCAGTTTAAGAATTTGCTTTAGTTAAAATACAAAAGTCATAACAGAGTCCTCGGTCAATGGAAAAGACTATTGCTCTAAAATAAATTGAAGAACAAATGGAGCACATGGGGagaacaataaataaataacacaaaaagttcccattttaatttttttcttagtTTCCTTACAGTAGCACACAAGAAGAAAGGAATTAAACCCAAGGCTATGTCAGGAGAAAGAGCATATTCGGTGGAAGAATCGGTTTCCAGAATCCGGATATTTTCTGGGTAAATAACTCCAATATGTCAgagaaataaaacaaacaaattgGCACCAATAAGAGTTAAATGAGCAGAGTTTACATGATGAGTTGATAAACAAAACGTTTTAAGCAAAGATTTCCAGTTTTATGTATTTCCAAAATATTAATACATTGCTCACTCGTTTTGCAAGTATTAGGATTGGAAACCATCAAGCATTGTTAATATGCAGACTGCTGCCAATTATCCAACTTCATTAAGATTAACATGGAATATAGACTAGTATAATCACATGTACTATAGGACGTGCTAGCTTATATTAAGTATTCAAAATCCACCTTGCAGGCTTTCTGCAGAGAAGCATGAGTTTGATCAGAGCAATAGACCACAGGCTTCCTTATGGTGTCTTTCCCAACCTTTCTCAAAATTTTATCTCGAGCAGCCAAAAACACAACCAAAATGGCTTTACTTGCAGTGCCCTGTATCACGCCACCACCATGTCCTAGAACTCGACTCCCAATCATAAACAACTTTGCATGTccaataaattttcaaaaaaataggCATATAAAAAATCTTGTATAAGTAAAAAGATAGTGCATGTTTTTAGAAAAGATTTTTTCTACTAAattaagctttaaaaaaaacaagatgAGGCTTTCAGAACCAAGttttagagagaaaaaaaattatgtttagaaaatcatttttccataaatcaaaattatatttttaggtAAGTCCAACTTTACATGCTGGTTTGTTTGGATATTTCCCATAACAAAGAACCAAAATAATCGTTTTGGAAAGTTTGATCAAATTCTTCTCCATGCAAACAGATCGAGCATATTTGGTTGTACAAAACGTTAGTTGAACTATTTTTGTCTAAGAGGTAGGACTTTTCCATGAGATAGCTTTGCTTTCTTTCTTTTAGGGGGGAAAAAACCTTCTCTAAGCACTAACATTCAAAGATGTCTTAGTAGCACGGGTAAGTGATATAGATACTTGTTGAAAGGAAAGCATCAGGTAGCTTAAGTGCTTTGCCAAGCCAATAACAGTAACAAACACATGAAAGTTACCTTCATCCTGCTGTTCGCCATCATTTTCAATCCTTGATTCCTTTCTTCTCAGCTGAAAGCAATATTGGATTTTGAATACGAATAAAGGTACACAAAACACGTTTATATATATGGGTTTCTTGGTCATGCTGATGAGTCTACAAGAAGATCAAAATGTTGAGCGATTTACTATATTTTATGATAGAATACCGTACGCGGTGGTCTTCTCTGGAAAAAGCCTATAAACAAGCCCAAAACCTTCAATTAAAAGCTAAAGGAATTTTTATCACAAATCCTTCCAATCCCTTGGGTACCACAATAACTATAAATTAACTCAATCTCATTATCAACTTTGCCATTAACCAAGACATCCACATAGTAAGCGATGAAATCTATACAGGCACCGTTTTCTAAATCTTGCTTCATATCCCACATATGAGCTTCATATCTTCCTGTCCGTCTATGTATGCAAGAACCACCATCATCAAAATCAGATTGATCAACTTTTTTCTGtccaagaaaagaaaaaaataagaaaggTTCTCGACATTAATTTAAAGAAGtgaaaaacaaatgaaatcagtACCTAGTAACGCCTCTGTAGATGGAAGTTCTTTCAACAAAAGTATCAGAAATTTTCTTGGAACTATCGGAGTCAACAGAAACATTGGTTTTGCAACTGGTATTGTCAGTGAACAAACCATTTTTACTATTAACTCCTAAAGATAAAGCATTGGTTGTAGCAGTAAAAGGGAAGTTCTATCATATCATTACAACTCGTAACAATTGTTAATTAACAAAAATGTAGGCTCAAGACATATATACCTTGTCAAGCTGTTGAACCTCGGTGTTCCCATTAAACAATGGTTTCTTTGATAATAGTTCAGCCATTATGCATCCTCGCGACCACATGTCAATTGCAGTCGAATATGGTTTAGCTCCCAAAAGAAGTTCCGGCGCTCTAAAAGAAAACTTATAATTTAGTTCCAAGtttaaaatgttaaaaaaaaattgtgaaataTAACATAGAATAATACTGGGGTTACAGCAACTCTGATTCAGGGAAAAATCAATTCCTTTGTCATATAGCCGCAAACAAACAACTATGTGCGTAAAAATAAGCTCACTTGTACCGTAAAAAAATGAATATTTGGTTAAAAACTGAACCCAAGCTCAAATAATTCCTAATACTCGAAGAAAGCAACTGGAATATTTTGAATCTAAACTAAAAGACCACGAAACAACCTGAAATCAGAGAAAAAATTGCCAACAATATAAGATGAACAATGCGCAGTCCCGTCGCAATCTAGTCGCAGAAATCGagatttgaaactcaagattCAAGTTTAGATCGAAGCTTGCAGCTAATTCCATTTTCCAGCCGGGTTTGTATATTCAAAAACATGGGTTTGTATAttcaaaaaatcacaaaattcaaaaaaaccAGAAACAAATCACTAAAAGCGTTCACTAATATATGAAACTCACTCTGTATTTGCCGCAACTATCGAAGCAATAACACCTGAAGAACGAATAACAACAACTCGCACAAGTATGGTCTAACAGGGGAGACGACTTTGAATCTTCAGGTCACGATTTCTTGCTAGATTGGCATCAAAAAGAAGCTTAGGATGAGCTCTAACCAAATTCTAGCTCCAATAACAGATTTCCGATGCCCATGGCAGCGAATCAAAGACAAGAAATGGGTGGCTAGGGTTGGGTCATGGTGGAATCGTGAGAGCACGAGAGAGAATGATTTTTCTTATCCTAAGATGGGCGTCTCGGAGGTCACAGGAAAAATATTCTGATGAATCGAGCAAGACagcagattttgatttgaaagagagaaaaaagaGAGAGGGGTCGGAGAAGGTGATCGAGAAGAAGTGTGGGGATTTTGGGTATATTTCTCACGTAAAGGCAGGtgcaataatatttattttaagtttttattttaaataaaaataatagtttttctacaacacttttttaaaaagtgttgtcatacatagaaaaaaaaacgctcataaacaacacttttaaaagcgttgtctttgacctaaaaaaaacgctaatagacaatgcttttttaaaaaagcgttgtctttgatgaataaaaaatatataacgacaacgcttttcactaaaagcgttgtcttttaaaaaaCGACACACTTTTCACAAAAAGagttgtcttttaagtgttgtgtttgtgcatttttgttgtagtttGGAATTCCGTTGAGTATTGTCagcgacagagatccgaggtttacctctaggttttggggtagcttccagcgagctcttggcactactctgagtttgagtaccGCCTACCACCCGAAGACCGACGGGCAGAGTGAGAGGACTATTCGTACTCTCGTGGATATGATTCGAGCTACattcatggattttggtccagcatggcatgACCACTTGACGTTAGTGgagttttcttataacaacagttaccacagcagcattggcatggtaCCATTCGAGGCCTTATACGGACGCCGCTGTCGTacgcctttgttttgggacaaaGTTGGCGAACTTCAAGTCGAAGGTccacagatgattcagcagatgaccgaTGCAGTGGAGATGATTTTTAAGAGGATTAAGgtagcccaggatcgacaggatAGCTACGCTAACACTCACCACAGACCATTACATTTCGAGGTGGGGGAAAATGTGTTCctgcgagtgtcacctttttggaaggtgatgagatttggactcaagggcaagttgtcgccgagatttatcggtccgttcgagattcttgagaaagttggagacgtggcttatcgtctagctttgccaccttatctttccagtatccatgatgtgtttcacgtgtctttGTTGAGGCAGTACGTGGCGGATGAGTCGCACATCTTGCATCCAACTGAGGTGCAATTGGATCAGGATTTGTCCTACGTAGAGAGACCTCtcaggattcttgacaggaaggacaaggtgctaCGCAATAAGAGCATACCCTTGGTGATGGTgtagtggcagcgcagaggtacaaAGGAGGCTACTTGGGAGATAGAGATTCGGATGCGAGCTGAGCATCCggagttgttttgatgttttgtaattttctttgtaagaaagatttgtaatgttcagttgtaataaaaaGTATTGTTTGACTTTTCGAGTTTTCCtctagacttaaatttcgagaatgaaattttttaagtgggggagaatgtagtgacccataacTAATTAaaggtaattaagggattaatcaacgcaAAATAAGAAATTAGGGTCATGAtgggaacggaagctccgataatattacgtcagccatgacatgTGAGACAACGGAAGCTCCAATCTGGAACAGAGGTTCCGATTTTGCTTATCCATGGCCAGCCAGTGAGGAactgacacgtggcagatgagggagattggaagctccgatggcgcATCGGAGGTTCCGGTAGTGTCCTATTTATAGGGGTGCCGAGGGTCATTTTCAAATGGACCATTTTCCCTCGTCTATTCTATACTTAGTTCCTTTAGTCGGTTTTAAGGGTTTCTAGGCGTCTTTTTTAGGATCCAGAAGTGGAATAGCGATCCCGACATTGTAGCGGAGCTTTGGCCTAGTTtcgaggctatcgacagcaaagggctgacgacggacgcaggtataactttggcttcctaaaaatatttaagagtatacaatagcttagttaaggcttttagagcttaattattgatgcatgggtaattgcattgtagtagcagtagactggactagtaggcttggagtttAGACCAGTGGTGCTAGGAATTGCCTGCaattgttagaggtacgtaagtactgaccgagatagccgagatgatatatatgcttatatgttgcatgagtatgtgttatatgttttaccatgttttacggcttgcatctggtatgatgtgattcATTGATagtttccatcggtgaggggttactccttatggattcatgTCTGGGGAGACTTAgtccctggttttgctatcactaagagAGGCCACgactgtgagacctcgtttctaaacaactaatctcggacaaAACAACCaaagacataaaaaaaaaaaattttaaaaaggaCGATCGCGCGCCCGTGCTCTCAGAACACGTGCCCGCGCCCTAACCTCGCCAAGAGGCCGCACGCCCGCGCCATCCTCTCGCCCAGAAATCAAAGGCACCGAAAAAAAATCCAACCAAACCTAAAAACTTACATTTAAAATATCTAATAAGACAACAACAATACAAGAACAGTTTAGGGAAGAAAAACATTCGATTCGGTAGTAcgtacatcgattcttgcttacaatacaacacaagaagttcgaatgacaaaacatgatcgcaaaacataaactagattgacatgctgattcgacttctaaacgagtctcacaaCTATCtcacgctaaccaggtctacgctaacttgatcctgcccctcctgttgccaagtacacatacaaaacaaagcaacagccggataaaccggtgagaactATATTCCCagcaaaagcaacataacacgTAATACAATCAATCAACATGCTTCCAAGGCAatacataatcaaataacaacgtaatgaaatgcatgtctttaaatcgggatatcaattctaatAAACGAGAGATTTCTGCTGtgctttttgggatcccgaggatgagatcacgtgacaactcaccgactctcccaatcgaggtggtgccacgtatcccactcctctagactttgagcaactataatgagaattctagcactaggcgcaacgactacgtcctaggccactcgactatagctcccaaacgtctaacaaaagagctgttctgcccatcgaaacaatagtgctggctcaatatgaatgcatatgggaacaaaaaggaacttagccatataattcattcaaataatcaacaaaatacaggttccataaaatagaaccagtatcaatgcaatatgtgattttaagggaaactcgaaaaccaactgtcccgagtatgctatcccgcacaacgatgactgcttttacctttcaaggcaagtagttccaactctggaaaagctacaacaaaagattgtatcaacaactgataagtgtattttatacacttaatttatatatgatttaattgttaaatatttgtttcgagcagatttatgtgggtattttgttatttttgtgtttacagcgaattatggaattttgtggagaaaagaataattattgaatttatttggagaaataaattaaagagaaaagaattgagaaagttgagaagaaaatagaagaaacatacagaagagaagaagagaaagaatgaacagtGTTGGGTTTCTTATTGGGCTTTAAAAGTCAGCGCTTAATTTAGCGCTAATGAGGAGAGAaagaagagctaacgcgcataattgaagatttgaaaattcgagttgaaggcgcgcccgcgccgttcttAGAGCGCCCGCCCTGTAGCtgtttggaaagttttattatttcgggtaatttttatgggcttgtttttgtgggcttttgctgagcgatATAAAAGAGATTCTTTGTCAGACAACTtgaggagagccgccacaatatTTTACACGCACATCAGAGAATTGATCGTGATTGGCTGAGgatttttctggagcttaacttgaagaacgaagacggagtttgatagtccggacacggcgtcgacgacggatttgtttcttatcttttatttaattctgaacatgtttggatttattatttatttttttcagaattttattatgaactaatttttatagtctagaggtcggatggaacctggtgtagacgctttcatgaatttttgattttattgaattgagtttcttctagattaattgttttttctagaaatgattttcttttcaattatctgatcaataattgatttgttatatttatttgaaatcattgctcaggagaggggattttgaataggacattaaaaaatacattgctaattatttatacagctcgggagagtgtatgattttaacagagcttttaaaaagaacattgttttgtgatagatcactgcgataaattcttaatagggatattgaaatttagttgtagttgataaacattatttgttgctcgggagagggaaataataaacttaagtgttcttggttattaattgattggaattcatgaagattaattaattagaattgattgttgttgaaaccaggtgaaatctatacctctagaccattttttctctgatttatttttaatctgaaagttgtgtgcgtgcttttaaatctcttaattattttatttttattgcaaaattcttgattattgattttctagataaaatttagactattttaattacaagtactaaatattttcattttactccctgtgggttcgatatctgaattaatcactatattaaaacttgacactcgtacgcttgcgaggaattttcacaacaagtttttggcgccgttgccggggagtaaattttgattattttttagtcttgttaccaattagtctagattttaatttagagttttttatttttattttttttgttactaattaattgtttcttatttttaattgcagtctatgcgacgatctcaaagtgctaattctctaaTGTTTGATCcgaagatcgagcgcactgcacgtgctttaagacgagctagaagagaagaaattgaaagaatggctgaacaagaagcaaatcaagctcccctagtgcctattagagatcacttcagaccgacgatccaggctcactattctggaatcgctcgaggaactatcaatgcaaacaattttgagctgaagcctgcattgatcaacatggttcaacagaaccaatttaatgggagcgccactgccgatccttatctacacctacgcacctttttggagataaccgatacggtaaaaattaatggtgtgtctgaggatattatacgcttacgcttgtttccgttttctctcagggatcaagccagaagttggttgcaatcactgccgcttggaagcatcactacttgggaggggatgtcagaaaaatttcttgcaaaatattttccttctgccaaaaccacccaactgaagatcgagatcagcaccttccggcagatggacactgaacagttatacgaggcgtgggaaaggtataaataattattaacacgttgtcctaaccacaattttgcagattgg comes from the Henckelia pumila isolate YLH828 chromosome 1, ASM3356847v2, whole genome shotgun sequence genome and includes:
- the LOC140874336 gene encoding uncharacterized protein, which codes for MDFGPAWHDHLTLVEFSYNNSYHSSIGMVPFEALYGRRCRTPLFWDKVGELQVEGPQMIQQMTDAVEMIFKRIKVAQDRQDSYANTHHRPLHFEVGENVFLRVSPFWKYVADESHILHPTEVQLDQDLSYVERPLRILDRKDKVLRNKSIPLVMV